The segment TCCTGGTTTTGCGGGGGATTTGTAGCGGACGTTTAATTCGGCGCAATAGGCGAAACGACGGGTTTGGACGGCGCAGGCCCAGACCATAATTTCATCCAGGAGAGTGGCGGTAATGCCGCCATGGACTGTCTGTTTAAAGCCAATGTGTTCAGGACGGGGTGAGAAGCGGGTTTGAACCACTGTGCCATCCGTTTCAAATCGGAGCTTGAGGCCCAAAGGGTTGGATTCGCCACAAACGAAACAGGAATGAGTATGAGGCAGCTTACGCATGGAGGTTATTTGGTGGTAGTTTGAACCGGGTGCGCAAGCGAAAATGTGCATACGTAATGCTTTGTTTTGTCGCGGCTTGCGTCCGATGGTTTGTTTTGCTATTTGATGGCATTGATGATTAAGCCAGACTACGCCGTCCAAAGTTAAATGACTCGTTCATCCTCAGATCGCGTGACTGTGGATGGTAAATTTTTTAGT is part of the Pedosphaera parvula Ellin514 genome and harbors:
- a CDS encoding PaaI family thioesterase, with translation MRKLPHTHSCFVCGESNPLGLKLRFETDGTVVQTRFSPRPEHIGFKQTVHGGITATLLDEIMVWACAVQTRRFAYCAELNVRYKSPAKPGDELIATAELTSNRRNKIFEAKAELKTNSGELIATASGKYLPISGTDAAGMLDDFIGDASDLLK